DNA sequence from the Pseudochaenichthys georgianus chromosome 8, fPseGeo1.2, whole genome shotgun sequence genome:
TTCATCCACCCCCAGGCCCAGGCTCCTAGCGTAGCATATCAGAACCCATACCAGCCCTGTAGAGTCCACCCACATCATACTGACCCAGTTAGAGAAACCGTGAACTCTGCGGTCCAAACAGAACCCCAACAGAGAGGAAGAGGTTTCAGTGAGGAAAGCCCACTCAACAGCGCAGATTCGGGTAGTGGAACCGCAATAAACTCTCCTTCATCCTCGAGCTCAAGCTCCCAAAAACAAAACTCTGCTGAAGTTGAGAACGATGCGTTACACAGCAGTAATGAAAAAGTCATCCCGGTTAAAGAGACCAGTAACAAACATGGCTTTAACGTCCTCGACCTACAGGAACGACGGCCATACAGTCATGTATCCGAGCAACCCTGGACACTCAGAAGAGCCGAAAAGAGAGTGTGGGTCAGGAGAATGTTCACCCATGCAGGAACGCTCATTGCAACATGTGGTCTGTTGGCTCTCAAGATGGTATGGTTCCTGTGTGTAGCTCCCCCCAACAAGAGGAGGAGGTTGTCAAAGAGAGGCAGATTGCCGTTCCTGACATCCTCATGAGTTGGGGAGGTGGCACGCCTCAGGaattgatgatgatgaagattgCAGATAAGCTGCTTCAGAATGACCTCCAAACTGAAGTAGAGCAGGATAAGTCTGTTCACCAGAGTGGAGTCGAGACCAGAATCAGTCCAGAGGCGGCTTATCCTAAAGATGATGCTGAGGGTAACTTAATCTCTGAGCGCGGTAAAGTCCTTTTCAAGATCCTCAAACTGAGAGAAGCTGAAGAAGAACAATACGCAGAGTCCAGCAACAATGAAGAGTATTTGGGACGTGTTGGCTCCGTAAGGCGTTGTCTTCCATTCGCAGATGAACTCCAACAATCCTCATCATCCCTTAAGCTCCCTGACAATGAGCAAGACTATAGCATCGAGACAAATCCGTTTGAAGACATTACACTAATCATTCCCTCTATAAATAATAGCTCATACCTGAAGAGAACCTGGAACGAGTCCATTTGGTCCGTGGAGTCTCTGGCCCCCTTCATCCCCACCAAGGAGTGGTTACAGCGTGACGACCTGTTGGCAGCCGATGTGATCGTGGAGCAAGCCGAGAACGACAATCCCATTGTCAAATCTTCCCCCACTAAAGAGGACAAAAATAGGTCTTCTGAACCTGAGGCTAATCAAAGCCCAAACCAGGACATTTTAAATGAGCAGCTGCAGGAGAAAAGAACCAGCCCTCCTCAGCAGGAAGAGAGTCTGAACTTGaactctattgagaagacgtgCGCAAGAAAGCtgaatctacaaaatggagcaGGCATCCAGGTGGAAGATGGAGCACTTGGGAAGGAAGAAGTTAGTCTGCTTGGAAAAGAGCAGCTGGGCGTCCCGATGGCTGATCAGAAGATGGCAGAAGTGTCTCCATCGAAGGTGGACTTTGGAGTCCAGTGTAATGAGTTCCAGGAGCACAAGTGTGCCTGTGAGGAGAGAAGGTGCAGCATGGGACCAAACAGGAATCAGCCTTTTACATATTCTGGTGATCTTCTTTTTGATTTGACCATAATTGAATTATGCTGAAAATGACCATGGTGCTGTAACTAGCTTGCTTGTCTTGTAGAAAATAAGAATGGGAACTATAGACAAGGAGAAGGACCAATCATGAGGGGACAAACCCAGAAGAATCAGAAGAACTAGAGGAAACAAGGCTACAGGAAGCCCAGGGGTCAAGGTAAGGTGTCTAAAAATTTATTTAGCCAATACAGCGTCTTCAGGTTGGAAAACACTGAACAGGGCTCAAATCACTCGTCTAAAATGTTTACACTTTCTGTGTGATTCTGGATCCTGTCCATTTTATGAAATGTCAGTCATTATTTTTTAACCATAGAATGTTCTGTTGATTGAACAGCATCGGAAAAGAAACGCATGAAAGAGTTTAATCATCCATCCCAACGTAAAGTAATGCAGGGCTTTGGACGCGTTCTTGAATCATTAATGCTTAAttttttctttctaattttttctGACACTAAGCCAGAAAATCTGCAAACAGAATTTTCAGATTTAACTTTTAAATTCAGAACTGTGTTGGCTTGACAACATTAATTGACCAAGTATTACATTCTTGTGTTTACCAAACAAATCAACATGTTAAAGGTAGTCCCAACAACTGTTCAGATTTGAGCGTCCGACATCATCATGGTGTGATGATGTAGGACACAAAGCTGATTGGACACATTTCCAGGCCCTTTTTTAAAAATGTCTCTATTTTTAAAGACGGCAGCCAGCATGAAGCCTACAGTTGATACTATGGCAAACCTGGGAAACACCAAGGTGAAAAATGTGTCTCATTTGTTAAGAGTGGTGGTCTCGGTCATGCGAGGCGTATTCAGTTTTCaagtaaaaaagtaatatattacatattacatattactttaaaaaaaagtaatatattacactacttcgttactatctacataaagtaattcgttactttactcgttactttacacgttactttactcgcagggccggcccgcccctccctacaggcagatcacgcagactgctaaagtttcaaatgttctctttagttcagtttccattgtcgcataagactgatccagatcctgaatgttttcctatctgaccatggctgtcctctgtctcctgctatctgaccgtggctgtcctctgtctcctgctatctgaccgtggctgtcctctgtctcctgctatctgtatattttgcgcagtctatctctgctcacgctgttgcgtcagcgtgttctcctgcgtgttggccatgtgttgcactggagccagacttcagccgagcacgtacgaactgcgcatgcgtgagtggcaataactctccttaccagcaggcagcggtagtgtgtattcgtcattcaaaacaagcaacaaccggaaaacagagaagaagaactacgtgtgtgtgatataaataaacaacagctatgtgcgttagcttcacctagcatgtgttctttgcaggtgtttgttgaggtttgattatgactgattttagaaagtaacgcgtgtcggggcaatgttagtaactgtagtgtgattactggattataaaagtagcgcgttacactactccgttaccgacaaagtaatattattacagtaacgcgttacaaagtaacgcgttacacccaactctgatcAGAACCCATACCAGCCCTGTAGAGTCCACCCACATCATACCGACCCAGTTAGAGAAACCGTGAAGTCGGAGGTCCAAACAGAACCCCAACAGAGATAAAGAGGTTTCAGTGAGGAAAGCCCACTCATCAGCGCAGATTCAGGTTTAGTTTAATACATTGTTTAATATAAAAAAGGTTTCTTAAATGATTGGCAAAGACTAGAGGATAAAACAAGTTTACAAGAGCTGTTTTACTACAATATATGCTTTAAAAGCAAAGTATTTTTGTTCAATTAATCAGgtacataaaaaaaaagaactagcctgaatacaaataaatcaaATTGCAGGCAGTACCTCTACTCTAATATATTAATTCTAAAATATATTGttgtacaaatatatatatattttttaccagtaatctgattacctcTTTTACACTTTAAATTGGGGATTACACTTACACTTACTACCATTTGAATCCATTTTGCAGTCGGCATTATAGCCACGTCCTAATTCTTTCCACCAGAGGGCGCAAATAAAGCTTTCGTTGGCAGTCTAGGGCAACTTAACCCCTCCACCTGTACCATTTGTTGAAGGAAAAGATAAATTAGAGGTGTTGCTGTATGTATTCTTTCAATTGAGAACAAAATAAATCTTATCACTTGGCATTATGACTTATGTGGAAAATGTGAATCTATTTCCTGACATTGGACCAACTCTGACTTGCATGATGTATTGGTGACAAATCGGACTTCCTTTGGCCTAATAACATGTGTTTCTTCTTCCAGGTGGAAATGGACATAATCCGCCGTACTGAGCACTGCAACCTCTTCAAGAACTCTTATTTTTAAACAAATGCaatattaaaatgtattaattaaaaatgtaatgtcatatttttcaataaatgttttttaaattttaATGTTCACTGTCTCTCCCATCAATTTTTTCCAAACTAACTTTAAGGTATCCAAACGTTTGGGCTTCCCTGGGAACATGTCGGTTAGGAATCATGCTCACACCTCAGGGCGGTAGCTACACATTCATAGTGGAATAAAACCAGGCAGGTTTGGACAAACGAGTCCCTTGGGGGCCCAGACTGTAAGGAGTGTGGCTGCTGCTCCAATGGGGCTTTTATAGTTTATACActtgtgtttgtctttttttttattctccCGTTTAAGTCGAAGGTTATCTTTATTCATGTAGCCTATAGTGCTTAGTGTACTCTGGTCAATTGTAGTTACTCTACCCAGAATGCATATGTCAATAAAGGAGGGCTGGCCCTTTTCCCCCCACACTTCAAGCACTACCTGGGTAGTTTCTAGAATAGGCAATGCCCTCACTTGTAAGGCATAAACTACCGCTCATTAAGTTCTGGAATGTTCTGTCCTCTCAGGTCAGTGTTGAAATATCAGGTTAAGTAGAGCAGTGTCATTTGAAGTGGATTTAAAGTTGTATTTAAAATGGTTATGGTTAGGAACCATCCTTTGGGCTGctgagcggaaacggtggaaatccaaacaccatgacgacctcctaacctatcggGCTCTCCTCtcatctttctctgcttcgatctctcaggcaaaaagcactttctttcaagataagatcaaatcttcctattccaatctcaaaaaaactattttccatcttatccaccctcttggaccctcccaaagccccttccctaTTTATAGACAATGGACGTCCACTCTCGGGAGACGTCCGACAGTGGTGCGGTAACCCAAAGTGACAGACCTAATTTTACCTCTATTTAGAGGCAATGGACGTCCACTCTCGGGAGAGAGACCTCCAGCATGTGTCCCTGAAATGGGGACTCAGGTTATTTCACACATCCAGGTCAGAGACCGGGGAaatcacctctctgtggcccctCACAGACCACCCAAGGACGGACAACCGACCTCCAGCATGTCTCCCTAACATGGGCACTTCCATAACCTTGCACACCGTGAGACCCCGGGCCACcggacttaagcactcccccacggactaaactcAGATGATCCCACCCTACAGAACCTCATGCCCCTGGTAACCCTAAAAGGGGGGtggattttgcggtgctttaccgtccgcccatcagagAAGTGGGGTGTGACGAAGTAGGGTCGACCCTATATCATGTGAAGCCACCGAGCCGTGGTCCCCAAGGGAACTGGTGCCCTGAGGCTGAATGCCGCAGCCGACTAAGGCCGCTATGCAACAGTGGAGGATTAGAGAAACTGATGTTTGCCTGGAACTCCGTGGGGAGGTGGAACTTCCACCCCGCTGTGGGAGCCCTGAGTCAGACGGTTCGTCTTTGAAACGCTTCATATCGGTCGGCCCGGGAGGTAAGAGACAGGCAGGGgcacaccctcccggccatcagagtcgaacccgcagttcggaggaaccgacgGCCAGAGCACCGGCACGTGGACCGGGGAAGAAGACCCTCTGATGGCGGGTCGTGTTTGTCATTCGATCAGTAAGGTCAGAGGAGCAGAACCCACAGTTCGGAGGTACCgaccgccagagcaccggcacgaGGCCGGGCTGGCGGAGGCCCTCAGATGGCGGGTCGCATTTgtcattcgatcagtgaggtgAGAGGAGAAGAACGCAGCAAAAATTGACAACATCCGTTAATGTGCGGTCGAGTTGGGGGGGAACGGCTGGACAAAGGCCGTCGGAGGGCACCCAGGATCGGGCAGTGCCCCCGGTAGAAGGAACCGGgtgaaatgtgccaaaacagaaaaaaaaagaaaaagaaccaggcaccagagaccagttcaaaaacttaaagtttggtaAGAACCATGCTGGGGGGTCTCTCGGCAACAAATTCATCCGAGCCAGAGTGCACAAGGAGCGGACACATTCCTCCATGAAGTGAGACACCCGTTTTTTTTCTGAGTCCTCTCAAAAACTGGGTTTACAATTTCGTGCGGACAGTAGCTTGAAAATGATGAATGAATTTTTTTGACGGAGAAGGGGAGGCTtggtttcccctctccgttgtaagttgcaacgggggagtggaaaAGTGTCCGGGGCTTCGGCCGGAAGCGCCGACAGGTTGAGCTTTTCAAAGCCATTTCTCTGTTGGCACTTAACAATTTTtttaaaacttcatttttgattattttaatatataattgaccgttttctttacttttttcttctttccacgggtgggggcGTATGGCAGGCCACCTATGAGCTCCCAAATTTTGGCCGCTAAGCTCCATAAACTGACAAAGTCACCCAGAAATGTCACTTTTATAGCTCAAaattgacctaacaatcaatatcggcacctctattgtttccccgactcagactgcaaggaatctgggtgtgaccctagataaaaaacggtccttcactgcaaacatcggtgctacaacccgctgctgcagatacacgctttacaacatcaggaggatatgtCCCCTCCTGATCCAGAAAGTGACACAGGTTCTgacccaggctctcgtcatctcacgcctagactactgcaactccttcctggctggtctacctgcatgtgccatccgacctctgcagctcatccagaatgcagcggctcgtctggtcttcaaccttcctaaattctcccacaccacgccgctcctccgctcccttcactggcttccggtaactgctagaatccacttcaagacaatggtacttgcgtaccacg
Encoded proteins:
- the LOC117451476 gene encoding uncharacterized protein, whose product is MWSVGSQDGMVPVCSSPQQEEEVVKERQIAVPDILMSWGGGTPQELMMMKIADKLLQNDLQTEVEQDKSVHQSGVETRISPEAAYPKDDAEGNLISERGKVLFKILKLREAEEEQYAESSNNEEYLGRVGSVRRCLPFADELQQSSSSLKLPDNEQDYSIETNPFEDITLIIPSINNSSYLKRTWNESIWSVESLAPFIPTKEWLQRDDLLAADVIVEQAENDNPIVKSSPTKEDKNRSSEPEANQSPNQDILNEQLQEKRTSPPQQEESLNLNSIEKTCARKLNLQNGAGIQVEDGALGKEEVSLLGKEQLGVPMADQKMAEVSPSKVDFGVQCNEFQEHKCACEERRCSMGPNRNQPFTYSENKNGNYRQGEGPIMRGQTQKNQKN